In the genome of Synchiropus splendidus isolate RoL2022-P1 chromosome 2, RoL_Sspl_1.0, whole genome shotgun sequence, the window CAAAGAGGGTACCACAAATTCAACCAGATATTAGATGGAGGGTGAGTATAGAGAGGGTTAGTAGGGAGAGaacagaaggagaagaggaggtggagggagcaGATGCAAAGGGAGGCAGTTCGAATTCTGGTGGGCATTCAAGCTCAAAGCACCTCAGGGTGATGCCAGAGTCCTCGTTACCGTAGTTCGTCCAGTACTCTTCGGGGTCCAGCTTTGGCAGGGCCAGTTCTTCCTCACCCAGCTCGTACTTGACCACCGATGTCGTAGAGGACGGGCCTTTGCCATACAAACCAGCTTTGACGGTTTCAGAGGCCTTCTCAAAGACGCCCTTGGTTGATGACTggggtttgtttttgtggaacCACCAGCGTGTTTTGGTGctgaaggtggtggtggtggagccaGCGATGGAGCCAGGGTCAGGAAGAGGGCAGAGGGCGAAGTCCATCTCACGAAGGAAGCGGAGATCCTGGCCGCGGCGTGTGGATGGAGAGGCGCAGATGACTTCGGATGATGACACGCGGGCCTCACGGAACCACTCCCACAAGCCACGGGATTCGCAGCCACAAGACCATGGGTTGGCGTTGAGCCGCAGAAATTCAATGCCTTGGGTGTCTCTCAGGGTCTGACTGGGCAGCTCAGCCAGGGAGTTGTTGAAGAGGAAGAGCATGGTCAACCGGCCGAGATCACGGAATGCCCGGCGGTTGACCTGTCTGATGCGGTTGTCGTGAAGAAGCAGACGGTCGAGGTTGACCAGGCCACGGAACACATTCTCTGAGAGAGTGCGGATGCGGTTGCCATGCAGGAAAAGCTGACTCAGGTTGATGAGATCGGAGAAAATATCATCTTGCAGAAAGTGGAGGTTGTTTTcctgcagaagaaacaggaagatGGTGAGAATTACATCACTCTGTGTGAGTGggagcaaatgtgtgtgtgttgtgtccaTCCAACACTTCTCATTGCCTCCAGCACTCCTACCTGCAGGTAGAGGAACTGCAGGCTGTAAAGCTTGTGAAAGATGTCATGAGGCAGCGCAGTGAGGCGACAGCGGTGCATGTGGAGGCTCTGGAGCTTCTCAAGCCCTCGGAAAGCTCCTCCTTCCAGCCTATGAAGATTTGGGTTGTCCCCCAAGTCCAACTCCTCCAAGTCCCTCAGCTCACTGAATGCACCTGCCTCAATCCATGTGATGTTGTTGGAGAACAGCCAGAGAACCTGAGAGCAGACACACATCAAATGAAACTATTAAACAATGTTGCTCCAGACATTTACTGTGAGTTTGATTTTATACTCATTAAGAGATTTAATAGTCAAAATCCTTTGATGTATATATGAATATTCATACTTCCTGTTATGGGACTTTGCTCTAACATATCTAGCACTCTCAACTCGCTATTTGCACTTCCCTTAACAAGTCTCATGGCGTGAAACACAAGATGACACTCTTCTGACTTCTGTAAGCTCTATTGGTCTGATCGGGAGCAACATCAGTCTCTGCATTTATGAAAATATAATTAGCTGAAAAATCCACTAGGATAAAACCTAAACCTTAAAAATAAACCCTAAAAAATCGttaaaaaagggaaataaaaatgttttcatatatatgtttggatttttttttaatatgtaaaaACATAGCTAATATTTATTATGACCtggatattatttttattttttatttatttttattttcttcaaggCATTTTCAAGCCCATTTTGCCCTTCACTTACCTGAGTTCCAAAGCCAAAAGAACCAACTCTGAGCTCCACGATCCGGTTGTGTTGGAGAAATACGCGCTGGGACTCATATGGCACTCCCACTGGCACAGCGGTGAAGTTTTGCGCCTGGCAGCTCACAGTCATGGGGGTCGGGTAGCACACACAAGAGTGCGGACACGCCGATGAAAGACTTGGCTTCGCCAGGACCATCCACACCACCAGCCAAAGGGACAGACCACCTGGTGGAGAACAGAGATGGAGAAGGACGAGGTGAGATGCTGCTCTTCTCAATTCAGCCAGTTTTCATTTTAGTGAGCGATTGTAATTGACAACACTGTCTGCTTTATTATACCTTCAAATTTATGTGTTTAAATAGAATAATCAGAGCACAAGTTAAGAATATTATTCAGGTTAACTCCCTATTACGCGAAAGGGCTCGCCATTACGCACAGTGCCAGGTTATGGAAAACAAGATAAAATTCAAACCAAGTCAATCAGGGTATCATAAACCCTAAGACCAACGCGATGAAACCTTCGTGTGTATGTCAAATtctgtttaaattaaattattaaaacagAGCGACATAAAACGGCAAAATGTCTGCGTTGTTTATAGTAGTAAAAAACACGGTAGAAATCATCTCCGGTTAAAGTCCCGACGCGCAAAGTTCCAAACGCCGCACACTTACTTTTGCAGAAGCGTACAACGGAGCATCGTCGGCTCCGAAGAATCGAACAGGTTTCCATCTTGAACCAAAAGCCCAAAAGCGAGTTAGCCTTCAAGAACAAATCAAAGTCTGCTATCTCCGCTGATGCTCTGGTCCCGGAGTCGGAGCGACTGAGTGAGTGATGATCGTTGGCCACCAGTGTGGCATATATACTCCAGAATCCCGCTGATGCCTACGACAGTGGGCATCGTGGAATCTCCTACGTCACCGACTCCGGGTCAGGATTCATTGAAGGCGGGGAGAAGCGGAACAGGCGGGGCGGGCGCAGGGGGATTCTCTTGGGAAGCCGGGTACGTGCGTAAAAGGCTTCATGCAAACGTGCGTTCAGCACTTGATAGGAGGAGACTTCTGATTGGTGTAGAGACGAaaagtggagggaggagggcgCGCGGTGGAGATGACTGCTTCTCTGTGGAGGAGAGCATCTCTTGCGCTTCCTGGACTGTTATGGCTCGTTTCCGGCGCACCACGGCCAGACAGAAGATCCAGCAGAGGATCTCTCAGTCTAAGGAAACGAGGATGCCCCCGTATGATGATTCAGCACCAGAAGAGAATTCACTCCAACTAAGAGTAGTAATTAAAATCGAGATCAAACATGATGAGCATTAATTATAGCTGCTGACATAATTCCACTGATGATGGAGACATGGCACACAATTTACTGGCCTTTACTGGAGGATTGCTCACAGTCCAATCTATTACTTTCCATTTAAGGACAGTGAGGGGTTGAAAACAACCACACTGAGATCACCACGAGGTAAAGCATCATTCGAGCAGATTTAtggatttcattcatttgaattgcTTAAATTCAACATGAACAGGCCTCACAGTTTTGTGGCCTGTTTTAGGAACACTTCTGAGCGAGGTGATGTAGAGCAATGATTTCTTATGAATAACAGGCATGGTAAAGTTGGTACAGAAGCATAGTTCACATTTACCATCGCGCAATGTCAAATGAACAATGTGTACCTAACgcgttttcattttcaaataggTCATGGTCATAAATCGAAGAAATCCTTGTATCTCATCAATGCCATTGCAGTTCTGTAGTAatgtgatgtttattcagcACACATAATAACAGTGACAAATATCAAGTGAAAGGAGGATGAGCCGGTATTAAGTAAATAtgataaatgaaatgtattcatGGACAAAAACAAGTGCATACCTtttgttctcacacacacacatacatacatacatttatatatatatatatatatatatatatatatatatatatatatatatatatatatatatatataattactgAGCAATGCACATGATGGTTTGTCTCTTTCTATCTTAGTGCATTTATCATCAGATTCATCAAGTTTCTTCATGTGGTGGTGCAATCTGCCAAAGAGTCCACACTTATGAATAGTGCTCATTGTGTACTACGTGCAAACAGGGATCAAAGTGAGGCCCTCAGCATAAGTGCATATTGAAGTTCGGATTAAGTTCTGCAAACAAAAGCCATGTGATCACTGAAGATATTACTCAAGCTTTTCTACTGTCTTTGAAAAATATCTATGTTCCTTTTCTATCACCAGTTCGAGAACCCGGAACAGCCTGGATGAATCAGATGTGACAGTGGAATTAGAGAAGCATGTGCAGTTCTGTGGCACGATTTAGGATTTTGACCAGGATCTGGTTGTTAAGAAATGATGAATTGTTGATGATCACAAATGTTATTCCAAATATTATCTTATGCTGCGACCGATTAAACATGTGATACAAGTATGATTCTACAACATGTTTACTGCAAACataacttcaccttcaccatcttctgccgcttatccggggtcgggtcgcggaggcagcattcggagcaaggaagcccagaCTTCACTTAAGAATGATTAAGAATGATTCACATGTGTGCAAGCTTTAAAATGTCTGCAGCTCATCGTCTGACCACGGAGCATCATAGCCTTGTTCATAGTCCTTTATCACTGATAAACTCACTGTAAGAGCTGTGTGAGCGATGAGTTTGCTGTGATGCCATAGCCCTCCCCGACCTGTGCACGAGAACCTGCTGGCTGGAGGAGGTTCTGAAAATCAGCGCAATTGTCATTGCTTGTCCCGGAATGGCCTAGGAAGTGTTTCCACAAATCCTACATCCGGTACAGTGGAAGAGCGCCATTAGTCTCTTTATGGATGATAATACTTCTCGACCCTTGTTGCACTCAAAATTATCTACTAGATCTGATGGCCTCATGATGTGTTCTTTTATCATGTGGAAATCCGGCATTGACAGCAAACTGTCACAAGCCTGTGAATGAGGACGGGAagatttatgttttgtgggtCTTCTACGATTCATCCAGTCATAAATAGATGTGTTGAAAAGCCCAACAGTTGTAAGGTTTTAGCTGCTTAAGTTGACCAGTCGTACTGGACAAGCTCATGTATGTTACGAGGCTTGGCTCTTCACAAGGCCAGTGCTGATTAACAGATGAGTaactccgagtgtgtgtgtgttattcacACCTACCGTTTTGTCCTAATCTGGACTGGTGCATGAGTTTTTGTGCCCACTGGTCATTCAGCACCAGCAGAACTCAGGCTTCCCCCTGACACACACCCACTCATGCCAGATGTCCGCGCGTGCACGACTGTGActctgagtgtgagtgtgtgttggaggCACGACTTTACCGAAACGTTGTCACAATGTGTCAGTCAATCAGTGTTGTGATAGTCACCCACACAGCAGgtttgtgggtgtgtgtgggcaGCGACTCCTCAATGAGTGTGATCATGGctgagttgtgtttgtgtcacaccCGCTGATAAACACAGGGACGGCTTCCCCAGGCGGTCACTGAGTATCAGCGTGACCAATTTCTACCTAGTGTTGACTGGCTTGTCCAGAACAACACAATGGCGGAGGCACATGCAAAGTTTAGAAAATGACCTTTACCCCTCACATTATATTTTGCATCAATTTGTACCAACTATTCAAGCATAATGATactgttttttatatatatatatatatatatatatatatatatatatatatatatatatatatatatatatatatatatatatatatatatataatgcaccggaatattagctgcacccactaaattagaaaaattaagaaaatatatcttgttcatacataaccagcaccggtctataagctgccggtgcagtggtgcagtctgcgccggagaaaggtcagtggtgcttaaaaatgaatGGGGATCACTTCtaagctagttttgaaaacggggtccagcatcactgacccatgaaacaaactgtgcaATATTCTGCAACAGTGCATAACATtcagacataaatagattattttcatattatcatatttcctgagatagCAGGTTTCCTTTTGAACAGTCCAACATCtcagagtcagactctccagctctctgttaaacgctcccgTGGattatgtaactttctctgggcgagccgcccgGAGGCGTTTCTGTGAGTGACatcactgccccaactccacccccactgCAACGCTTTACAACAGAAGGGCAGAGCGACCTCGGCAACGAGCTGAGTTccttttgtttacatcatggcagaagaatggaaagACAGAGCACTATCCCAGACAAGTGTCAATttaggagatgcatttacagcctggcaataactAGGAGCTACATaaggcttttcatctgatcctgaagtggcgatGTATCTGCTCGatttgtaagtcaattttgtgttcactgctgtctctgttgtgttgccaaatcattaAACGAATGTCTatgtgcttgttgtttgtatttaaGTGtagtatatacagtggtacctcggttttcgaacgtcccggaactAGAACAAAaatttgcttctgatttcgaatgaaaatccagaactcgaacgcccccgcaaaaaaacggaaaaaacgtgcgcggactgatcagctgacccacgacgcgctttgttattgtgtataacgcagcctctgtatgcagacgtgtcccgttagctacatttactgactgttttttcttcatattgaggtgtaaaacctttcctgtctccgcactggaccgtggtagagtgtcacaggggaggtgctcgctctccacacctccgaggctggagctcactccagggtttgatgtcctgttgtgggctggagctgggacagggatgaggcgagtctgggacagagcgtgacttggtttatgactttgtcacagccaaactgcacagaagcgcacattcagagctggacacgcaccgggcacctcttcacttctggagagacgtcactcactcggcaacccctcccacatgcagcggccacacacatagaggaacagccacctgcagcagacactctacattcactcctacaaaagactgttttaaggcttggaacacattatttctttttccattcattgtgatgggaaaaatcgattcagatttcgaataaATAatttctcgaacggccgtctggaacggattgtggtcgagaaccaaggtaccactctACATGTTTGCAGTCAAACAGATGAACTGCGGTGTTAGAACGGGATAGATATACTTGTCATATTCTCACTGTGTTTTGTCTGTTCCGTGTctttcctgtgcttttattttgttaacccctgtagttccagcttaatggcagcgcagctggagctcatctcgTCATCAACTcctgtggatatcacctggcgagctccagactgctgactgctagatggtcacttcgtgtcattagatttttccccagtccctctgtgtatatcccggtttgtgttttgactccggcgccttcagttcctgtcttcgtcCTTTGTACTTATTGTGATTACtgtattaaatgtattaatttaatctcgttgtccatgccttctgtcagcctgcaatcatctgcacctgggtcacttcttagGCAATTATGACAATACTTTGTGTATGGTGTAAATAGTTATTCAATCAATTCATTGCCAGcgaaaatgacttgctcatgctcacacacaacacagttatggatgtctgctgtttgtcatattgCACTGTCGAAGTATGCAGTGAACATATAGGTAGCCAAACCGCAGGTtagtattatatattatatatattatattgtgaTGATAAACAATGTTTATAGCGGACTTATACAGCATTCTTTGTGCTTACCGTGGGCCTTGGGCATGTTGTCAAATGTGGTTAACTTATTTGTGAGATGATAATTAACCTGTAAGTGTCTGTTACTCATTTTACTGCATTTATCGCTgtatagtgtagatatagcCAGCAAAACGAATTAGCTCCGACATTAGCTGCTAGCGGCTAACGTCTATGGCTAACGTCcactagcatttatcagacagcaaaatagtcgattcactgtcatttgcagtgtttattgtccatctggtttggacaagagTAACGTGAGACCTGCTCagtgctgctgagagacgcgaccacatttcatcatccctggcggttgttctggaactgattgaagaaaAATAGTTCCTAACTCTGgcatctgtgtccacagtcaactcaaaataaacgtgtgaatggacgttttgatgctcacgctctgatcgttgttggtctgctccttattgaaacagatgagagtcatgatgtaataaagccagaggaaaacTTTTGCTCtttcgtctttattattctagaGAATCctgtaagaaacatcacaatgactgatgtccatTGCTCACGAAACACAAGTGTGCATTTCAtgcattccagccggacatgtCGGGCAGACGGATGGATTaatttctcataactaaaatATAGCGGTTTGTTGTCACCTAATTGGTAAATGTTCATACTTCACcctttgttttgttcagaaatgtgtaGTCGAAATAAAGTTATATAACctgggtccgtcggtcttgcAGATGCTTCCgctgtaggtaccaaatgtgtccgcttaccaaatgtgtcctacctgccgtttgcgaagtttatgtTCATCCTTCTCCGCAGTATGCGTAACAAcacgtcgtgattggctgacatgtacggagctttggagagctctggagaagaacggttcgatgacaaacatcgcattttgtggaaataaatgctacacatGGTAGAAAGCGCCttgaaatgatttatttcaatttcctctggctcattaaatcattaaaaaaaagatatcatatatgccggatgtgacggcATCACTctgcggcaggtaggacacatttggtatcTACACCgcctcgctggatcctgcctttcctcactggctgcatgacggagttcgatatatatatatatatatatatatatatatatatatatatatatatatatatacagtatataaactgCAGTAATGTTGAAAGATTCCATTTAATCAGAGCAGCAATTAATCTGACCAGAACTCTGTTTCCGTATAAAGCAAAGTGCTGTGTGTCATATTGTTTCTCTGGAAAGATAACAAGAACATTGCTCATTCACAGCTGCCAATAAAAGGCACTGTGTCACATTttctgctgatttttttttttttttttgggaaacaaagacacattctTTTCAGAGACGGTCTCTTGTCTCCGGATTTTACTCCTCCCATCACTGTTCCCAGCATCATCACATTTGTTCTGTCCCCCTGCGTCACCACTTCCGCCTGGCCATCGCCGTTGCTTTCTGTCTGTTGCCCAACAAACTACCACAGTAGCGTCATCCTACACGGATGAATGTATTTAAATCCTAATTTGGCATCAAGCTAATGGAACGTAGGAGCACAGGACAAGTTGTTTGgcacatttttcaaaacactttttagCAGCATGTAAAAGTCAAGGGCTTCACTTCTTTGTCTCTCAGCCTTCTGCTTCTACATCAAGAATCTTTCTGACATGTGAGGCTTTGCAAAACAAGAAGCTAGGTTGGTTTATCTCATGGAAATGTTGGCACGATGTGTTCAACCATAAAAACGGATGCACAATAACCGCGAGTCATTCATTGAGTGTTGCCACTTGATCTTTGGCCCTGCAGTCATGACGAATGTGATATGAGTATATTAGAATTGTCCCGTGTCCACTCCACAAACCTCCTCAACTTCACTCGCTACTTCATTGAAAATCCTCTCTGTCCACTCCATTCTGACTCCGGCGCTTTATTAAAGAGCAAACATGAGAGAGCAAGAGACACTTGATTCCAGTGCAGAAAAAACAGTTGCTTGCGTGACTGCTTGGCATAGCCATTTCCTGTGTGAAGGACACACTGGCTATACGTAGAGAAATTGAATATACAGCCTTGTTGAACTATTTATTAATTACAGTATTGTATTTACTGTACAACTGAATTAAAGATTCATGGACACTGAACACGAGAGCTTTTAACTAGTGATGATTTCATgcggtttcgtgaaacagtctcctcatttccgaaggccactagatgacactgGAAGACATTTGGAAGACATTCTCAGTTAACAATTGTTTATGAAGAATGAAGGCATaatcttaaaataataataataataataataagaagaagaagaagaagaagaatgtaaATAAACTTTAATCCTGTTCAAACACTGTGATGATAATTGACAATTTTCAGTTACCTGTTGCAGGAGAGGGGGCTGAACATTCAGGCTATGCTGTTTGTACGCATGTAAAAATAGCATTCCATTCCATACCATTCCATTAAGAGGACACAAAGTAAACAttgagacaagaaaaaaaaatctattttttgaTGTATGATCTATTTTGTTCAAAGAAATTATGAGGTTCCTGGGTATCTCAAGTGCCTTTTATAAGGATGTGAAGACTAGAACTCATCAATACATAAGGCACTGATCATCAACAAAGCATGCAGAacctgaaatgaaataaatacttcAAATTGAACTTGAAAGCATCCCTGTATTATGATTACAGTTTGAATAAACAGACGAGATAGACCACTGAGCTCCAAGGTTAAGGTAAAGTTTTTTAATTGCTAATTCACTTTCAATCAGCAGTAATTATGGTGCACAAAACAGTGTGTCTTATCAAGAtgcaaatatgtattttataatgattaattCCAGGCTGATATGCTGCTTATACacaggtaaatatatatatttttgggtcataaatgttccctaatccACAGTGtaagcaataaaacaaacatgaacagaTGTTTGGGACGATTTCAGAGGCAGAGTTCGAGATGTAAAAATGCTTACACATTGCATGTTCTTGTTTATGTTCTAGTTTGCCGCTTAAGCACTGAACAGAAATTCACCACATAAATGGAGCTTTATTAACATACTCTGTTCTTTCAACTTCTTTAGCCTCTCTAGAGTGCAAGTTGCCAACCATCGGACTGAGATGACAGAGCTCAATTCTTGATGTCAAACATTCTGGAATTCACTTTGCAAGTAGAAGTGTCATTGCAGTCTGTATGCCTCTGATGAAATGCTTCGCTTGTTCATGACGTACATACATGCACATTAAAGTCTGGAGATATAATAGGTTATTATTTCCATAATTCATTATGCCTATCTTTTTCTTGACATATAAGCCACATCTGTTCAAGGGAATTCTATATCTCCCTCGTATGTGCTCGACCCCCATTCATTTAAACGTCCTCGCCTCCTCGCAGTCGAGTGCTCccctctcatcttttatttttaaccctGAAGGAGGCCAGATTCATGACGCAGATGGGCAAATTATGCTGATGCTGTCAGCAGGTAGCAACCATTGCATGAATGAAGGAGGAGGATATGAGAGATAAgcaccacaaaaaaacaaccgGGATGATAGTAAtagcaaaatattgttcaaaccAATGGCACGTCTCACTTCTTCTGGGGTTTCATTTTGGAACTGAACTCTCAGCTTCACGAGAAAGAGCTGCGTGCCTTTCcaggaatttcttttttttttttgccatttctttctttctgtctttttagACGCTTAGACCACACCCCTAACCTGCTTCCCTGATCACCATGAATTTCTTTGCCTTTCTGAAACACGACTATATGTAAGTGACGCTCGAAGTTTAAAATCGGTCTGATGAGTTTCACGCACCATCAAGAACAGCACCTTTGATCCCTTTTGatggatttaaaagaaaatctaaAGCTTCCAAGTGAAGCTGCAAGATGATATTTAAATACAGGAACCGCAGAAACATTAGCTCACAGGACAATATTAGCTCATacatgttaaatatatataaggGTTTATTTGCGTGATCTTTTCCAGTAGCCTGGTGATggtctcatgaggcttcatgaaacagtctctcgtttcagagcccacaagatggcactctctgccctaaaacctttggatttcaacaaccattacaatggaacctcacatcattttcaaaccatgagcgccacctacttgACTCtgaaatgagcacactgtttcatgaagcctcatcagcccattgcGATCCCACACAACAGACCATAgcaaacacaaatcacattgcCAGTACAGTTTAACCCTAAAGTATCGAAAGAAAAGAATTAAGATCCCAACAGTGTGGCTGACCTGGTACAAGAAAACTACTGGCTTCACAAATGACTGGCTTCaaatctaaataaaacttttaggAGTTTATTTAGCACAGAACCTTCAGTGGaaaacaactccagaaaagAAGCAGCACTGAAGCGGCAAATCAATATCCACTCACATTCACATGGACATATTAATTTTCCAACTTTCTGTCTTCAGCGGAAAAGACCATAAATGATTAATGTGTTGTGTATCCCAAAGCAAATATCTAGCTGAGGATTTGGGTCGACTCCCTGAACAAGATGGGAAAAAGAGAGTATTTTattcgtttttatttatttttccaaataaGAGAAAACTGAGAATTAAAATCAGAAAATATAATCGACCATCTCATTAAACAGACACAATTGTGGCCGTCCATTTTTCTGGCTGTCCCTTCTTCTCGAGGCCTGAAGAAAATGGTGGGACAGAAAGAAGTCAGCATTGCCTTATTCTAACTTCCTCCCTCTCCCGCACTATGTTCCGTCATGCTGAAATCTTGGCACGCCCACTCCTTTGTCTGAGCTGAACGAAGAGGAGTTACATTTAATCTCGCGTCCCTCAGCAGTCACTTCGACAGCTCGGCTGCAGCTCTGACAGGCGACGCACACAAAAAGACTCACAATTAAGAGGTTTTATTTATTCCCACTACCCTTTCTAAACCTTCTTTAAAGTGTTTCCCAGAGAAAACCAAACAACCCTCAGTATACGCCCTCGTGGCATATGTGCACAAGGTGGTGCCATGTTTTTAAGTCACACCATGAAAGTGTGAGAAGAATATAACTTCCACCTCAATTTAATGGATATATTTGTCAGTCCAAGACATACGAGCAGCACATTACACTATTCTATGCAATCACAGATGAAGACTTAGACTGAGTGATATTTTTACTGGAGTTAAATTTAGCTCATGCAAAAGTATCTTTGTCCTCCCTCATGTACTGCACTTCAACTCTCAGAATGCACTTGTGGTCTGTCAGCTAGCCAAACAGAAGTGTGTGGCTGCAAAAGTCCCAATCCCCAGACCGACATCAGATGGAAGTAGCTGGTCTCCCTCCTTCTTGCGCTCTCGACCCAGCTGATGCACAaatgtgtgcgcgcgtgtgcgtgtgagcCTGACGTCAATACTCCTCCATTCCATTTTTAACAGGAGAGTGAGAAGGCTCGCGGCACTTTGTAGGTGTAGACCGTTTATTCATCGACAGAACTTCGCTAGGTGAGACTTTCACAGGTGAATTGTGACTTTGTAAACTGGATTCTGATGTGATTTCATAGATGTGGATTCTGTCTGCATTACTGGACTTTCTCTGGAGTAATCCTGTGAGCGTGGCAGGGATTATGGACTCGACCAGAcacagaataaaaagaaaaacaacagattAACAGTTCTAATAAGGGGAATTATCCTTGTTTGATCAGATGGCAGGCCTCCTCCTTTTCTATTTTGGTCGTCCACTCTCCACCTACAATTTATACTGGTGAAGACTGTGTGCCAACTGCCTCCAGCAAGTTTTCTCTTCAGGTAGATTTCATTTGGGCTCCAAGTATTATTGCTGCAGGAAGCATAAAGGTCATGTTCTAATCAGATTTAGAGACAAAATCTTGTTGTCAACCCAAAACTGTGGATTAGCTTCATATCTACAACTACAACTGCAGGGTGAATCAAACAAACGCTCATTATGAAGCATGATACTTTTGCTGATGGTGGTGGCCAAGTGCAAGTTGCAAGTTTTTCTGCAAGTTCAACCACAGTTTAGAGTCAGAGTTCATCTGTTTTGGTTAATAATCAGATGTAAATTTGCAGAATGAACAATGTCA includes:
- the rtn4rl2a gene encoding reticulon-4 receptor-like 2a; translated protein: METCSILRSRRCSVVRFCKSGLSLWLVVWMVLAKPSLSSACPHSCVCYPTPMTVSCQAQNFTAVPVGVPYESQRVFLQHNRIVELRVGSFGFGTQVLWLFSNNITWIEAGAFSELRDLEELDLGDNPNLHRLEGGAFRGLEKLQSLHMHRCRLTALPHDIFHKLYSLQFLYLQENNLHFLQDDIFSDLINLSQLFLHGNRIRTLSENVFRGLVNLDRLLLHDNRIRQVNRRAFRDLGRLTMLFLFNNSLAELPSQTLRDTQGIEFLRLNANPWSCGCESRGLWEWFREARVSSSEVICASPSTRRGQDLRFLREMDFALCPLPDPGSIAGSTTTTFSTKTRWWFHKNKPQSSTKGVFEKASETVKAGLYGKGPSSTTSVVKYELGEEELALPKLDPEEYWTNYGNEDSGITLRCFELECPPEFELPPFASAPSTSSSPSVLSLLTLSILTLHLISG